atgtttggattaactgttgaatatAACTGATAGCTGTTAGCTGATAGTCATTCTTGTTAGTGATACCGATAGCGatgataaatttttatattaagtgtttggtaaaattatatttagtattctttgttaatatgtgaaatgactaataagggtatatatcatataatttattttattatttaaataaatataaaattataaatttattatattatattatttattttattattaaattaaatatataattattaaattaatatattatattatttaaataaatataaaattattaatcttttatattatattatttattttagtattgaaataaaaaaataattatttttttaagataattaaataattttaaaaatatagataaaataataaaataattattattgttaatagaaaaatttataattaattttaagtttttggatataaataaatattttatattttatgttattaataaaaaatattttaacaaagttgaaatatgttaattaaaattataaataaaaaaataaaaatattaataatattaatttttaagttaaataaaaaaggataatatgttcaaaataaaaaataaaatcatatcagCTATCAGttgatgagaaacagctctaaaaatagagctgatacaaactgcagctgatgggtattATATCAGTtgtccatcagctatcagctctattttttttaaaCTTATCAAACACCACAATTTATCTGTTTGGatatctatcagctatcagctgcacccaacaggtaaaccaaacacacCCTTAGTGATAAATTCTACGACTAACCCTTAACTTATGCCGAATTTCTGGTTCTATGCATGGATACACCGGGAAGTTTTATTAGATGGCCATAATTTTCAAAACGGAAGTGACATTGGGCTTTCATCTTTTTTCTGTTTCGTTTTTCCAATAATTATCTCTAGAGTCGAGGTGGAGGCATATGCTTTTTATATATTCCGATTATGCAATATTCCACAGTAGTATAttgttttattatatataaaacttGTTAAAAATGCCATGATTTATTTCATATGCGTGTGTTCTAtttttgaccaaaaaaaaaatatatatatatatataattcaaagaCATGGTTACAGCACTAGTTGAAAATCATCAATAATCAAATCTAAAAATACATCGAGTTAAATTtcttcatttattaattaaaaattttattatttttatgataaataaaaagaaaattagaaattttATATAGTACACAAATTAACATTAAATCCCTCTTCCATGAGCAAGAGTAGCATTGTTTTAAAACACATGATGAAACTGATATTTTGTAAAATCCAATTCTAATTAAGGAATTTTATGGTTCCAAAGGAACAAGCTACTTATATAGTAGCTAGATTTAGTTCCGCACTGCTCTTGGAGTTTGCAGGCTCGACTATAGGCACTTTGAGGCTATTGTTATTTGAAAGGTTTGTTTCGATAGCAAGATTCAACATATGAAGCTTCCCGTATGGTCCGAAGAGAAATTAAAAAAGCATCAACTGCCTCAGCAAATATTATTCCAATTCTAGATTAAACGACATGTTCAAGGCATCCCAAGTCAAACGAGGACGATTAGGAAGCATTAATTAATGCTTTTGAATTCTGTGTTGGAAAAACTCAAAAAGTCAAGATTTAGGCAATTTTACACTTGCAATTTTGTAACAAGTCAACATGAACATGACAAACCAATGAAAATAATGTCCTTTCACCCGCTTTGTTCTCATTTTTCCCCTTAAAAGAGTTAGTAGGATAAgccaaaaagaaaaaataaaggaaaaggaaGCAGAAGCAAATGGGTGTCACAAGCAAGCATTCTTGCAATCGTAAGAAAGCACTAGCTGAAATTGATTTTGAAACATCCTCAGTTTCACAAGCTGATCCCATTTGCCTTCTTTTTCACAATTTGATTGAAGATTTGGGCAGAATTCACATTTGGCCTTAAGCTGATTACATTGGAAATAGAATAGTTATTTCTAGATTTTGATTCAAATTTAAATGTGGAAAACTATTTCATTAAATAGcaactttatattttttttaattaaattttgaaataatgTGCAATTATTGTTATattgaataaatattttttaaattactataatataaatttatgatataaagCGAATAGTAAATATTCAATTTCATTTTCCCCATTTAAAACTTTCATTGGACTTATGGCTTCCTCTTTCACAACAAAATTCCAAGTCCCTCTTAATATGGAAAGCAACACACATACACAGCAAGCCACAGGCCACAGAAGTATCCAAAAAAAATGCACCCTACGATTGCATGTGATGCAGAATTCCAAAGTCAGCGTCCgttgaagagaagggagagctaaCTAATAAGTGTTAGTGAGTGGGGTTCAATGTTGAAACTATACAAACACTTGATGATAATAATGTAGAACTATTTGAGTCGAGCACTAGCATGTGTCAATCATAGATAGGACCATTCGATGAGATTTGTCGGTGACTTATCTTGCCACATTTGCTTCCCATAAACTTAAATGGAAGCAATATCCAGGTCCCATGAAGATCAAAGATCTGTTGACCCTCACTAATGCACTTGCAAACTTCCAACTTCGGAATGTGAGGACACCCATTACTCTTGCTGCGCAATTTCAGCTAGCTAGCTTAATGTTTAACTTTTTTAAGCCTAGCTACTGTATATTTATCCTTGCATAGATTCTGAGATATGATACATTCATATTTATGTCGCAATTAGGGCATTGTGATTCATAAATTAAAGCCTCTCTCTGTAAGATTTAAGAGGTCAAGTCCAACACCATACAAAAACAAGAGCTACTGTAACATGCATTGACCAACCAATAGGGAAAAATGATAATATATAGACCCGCTTCTTAATTTACTTCTAACAGGAGGTCAATACTAGATGCCCTATTTAGTGCACATTTTTTCTTGATAGTCATCTCTCTTCATTTCAAGTttccactatatatatatatatatatataagatgaaaatttataaaatttcagtaTAATTTTAAATGTATTAAATAGGAAATTCATATCTATTTCAACGAAGTCttataaatttttgtttttattcaaCAAATGTCTAATGCGTGTGAAAAGTACTCTCTTTTTTCTTATCATAAATCTGataaatttcaaaataaataaattaaaaaataaaactcgAAACCTATTTCATGCACTtttataaatttacaatttatcaactcttcatttataattttttttttaaacttcagAAATTAAATAAACTGTTGGTTAGTAAAAAATTAAGCTTTTTgagcattaaaataatttctagtataaaaatttaagaattaaattgcaatcaaaatttgaaaattttaaaggcTACAATATCCTTTGAGCATGCTTCAGAGCCTAGGCTTTTCCATGGTTTTCTTTAGGTGAAATGGGCTTTTTGGCACAGCCTTACGCGATTAGGACATGTTTTGTTTAATGGGATGGGCTCGAGGAAAGCAAGGAAGTTTCGTCTTTTATTACTTAGGGAGGAACTGCTTGTTTCacagaaaaaaataaattttctcgagggaattttcttttaaaaaagaaaatcttcagtaaaatattttcttttgtttcttcctttttcttattaaaatatattcatttatcacatttattttcaatcaaaattattaaattttgatatgTGGGGCATAAGAAAATGGCTAGTTGAACTACCTCAGCTTGGAATTATTAGGTGTGGAAAGCACCAAACTTCCCAACCGCTCATGCATGAATGCCAGAGTCCTGTAAATCTCACTCATATTTGTGCTCTGTTTCCCCAAAATAGCGCAGGTATGGTGTTGGGAATCTGCTTTTCTGTGATTTAATCATTAATTTACTTGTAATTCTGCAGTGCAATAGATAATTTTGTGCATGCCATGACATGATAGAGCAAACCAATTACAGGCTGCCAGTTTTCAAACAAAAGACAATCTTGTGCATGCCATGACATGATAACATGTTACACTTGATTTATGTCTAATCTTGTCTGAAATTTTTCATCATCCTTACATTAACTTGGATTAATTATCTTTGATTTCACTTCATTATCAGATTTGGTTTCTACCTTTTCACCGCCATTCAAAAATTTTTAGGTTTGTAgaataatcaaatttaattaactCTAATAATCACAATGGATTATGACATTGCACCAACCATTGCACTGCCAAACCCCACTCTTCCCACCAAAAACACTTCATTTTCTAATTAGTACAAGTAAATGAAAGTAATTAAAATAAATGCTGCTGACAGAGAGTCAACTTCACTTGTACTGAAGATATCATAACTCATAATTATATGTTTATAAATATATACAATATGGTTAatgatcatcatcatcatcatcatctcttGGTCAAGTAGAGAGATGTGCTGTaaacaataagaaaaaaaaaaaagaagcaaaagGGCATGAAAGAAGGAGACAATAAAGCAAGCCCATTATAGTTGATAAATAAGTATGTAGGCAAAAAGGGAAAGCAAGCATGCATGGTGATAACTAGCATGACCACAAAGACTCCCCAGCGTTGGTCTGATCAACCACCATGTCCATGGTGCCTGGAATATTATTGGAAGACGAACCATATTGTCTCATTCTCATGTGAACTACCTCAGCTTGTGCAATTGCCAATTGGGTTTGCAGAGAATCAATCTGTTGCTGCAAGGATGATATTGCCCCAACACATCCATATACTGGGTCACGTAACCTGGCATTTGCTTCATACACCATCGAACTCACCGCATCACTTCGTTGATGCTCAGGTAATTCCTGCAAATTTTCACCACCTGTTATACCCTATAAGCTGGAACGGTTTggtttattttaaaatgaaaaaccaaactgaaccgtaaacaaatttttttaaaatattcaaactaaacccTTTTTTTAAGAGAGTca
Above is a genomic segment from Hevea brasiliensis isolate MT/VB/25A 57/8 chromosome 17, ASM3005281v1, whole genome shotgun sequence containing:
- the LOC110638463 gene encoding LOB domain-containing protein 4; this translates as MKESGRKQGALSPCAACKLLRRRCAQDCVFAPYFPADEPQKFASVHKVFGASNVNKMLQELPEHQRSDAVSSMVYEANARLRDPVYGCVGAISSLQQQIDSLQTQLAIAQAEVVHMRMRQYGSSSNNIPGTMDMVVDQTNAGESLWSC